AGCGGTTCGGCGGGCATGCGTGGCTCCTTCACGGGCGGTACGGTACGGATTTCCGGGCGGTACGGGTCACGGGCGGTACGGGTCCCCGGGTGGCGCCGGGGTAGTCGTCCGATGGCCCGGTGGTCGTCCGGTGCGGCGGCCACCGGACCGGGGCGTGCGCCGACTGCGGTCATGATCCGCCGGACGTCCCCCGAAGGGGCCGCCCGACACGGCCTAAGCACCACCGGTGGCGGCCCAAGCCCGGGCTCCCCTCGCCGCCGGCACCGCCGCGAGCGTCACCACCACCAGGAGGACGGCGGCGAGCAGCAACGGAAGTCTCGGCTGCCCGTTCAGGACGGCCAGTGCGCCGCCGAGCGCGCCCAGGAACATCGCGGCGACGGACAGTGTCCGGCGCCCCGCCAGGCTGCCCGCCCCGCCCGCCGGCCGGCTGTCGGCGGCCGTGCCGGTGATCGTGAGCGTCAGCACGGTCGTGGTGAGATCCGGCACGGCGAGCGCCCTGGAGGCCGCGTTCTGGGTACCGAGGCCGAGGGCGAGCAGCACGACGAGCGCGAACCGCACACCGCCCACGTACGGGGTTCCGGAGACCAGGGTGACGACGAGGGCGGCCACCACGCACACGGTCTCGGCGAGCAGCGCGTACAGGAGCAGTCGGCCCCGGTGTCCGGCCGCCCGGGTGCGGTGGACGATCAGCACTCCGGCGAAGGCTCCCGCCACGAAGGCCGCCAGAGCTACCAGGGAGGCGGCGAGCGAGAATCCGGGCGCGCCCGCGAGGGCGAACCCGGTGAACACCACGTTGCCGGTCATGTTGGCGACGAAGACCCGTCCCAGTTCCAGGTAGCTGACCGCGTCCACCAGGCCGGTGACGACGGTCAGGACGAGCAACAGGGGCGGCAGAGGACCGTGCCGGCCGGCCGGATCGGGGACCAGGGTGGCCCATGCCTCGCGCAACAGGGTCGGCATCGGTGCGCTCCGATCAGTTGGGGCGTCGGATTGTCCCGTTCTTCCCGCTCGTGGCGCCATCACCGACACGCTGCCGCTCGGCTCGCTCCCGCTCCCGGTTCGCCGTGGACGCGCCGCGGACGCGCTGCCACTGCGCCGCGGCTGCCCGGACGCGCTGTGCCCGCGGCGCCGATTCGCGCTACGTTGCGCCGATGCCCGGTCAACCACTCTCTGATCAACCGCCCCCGTGGCTCGCCGCGGTTCCTCTGGCGACGCCACGGCTCTCCCTGGAACCGCTCCGCGTGGAGCACGCCCCCGAGGCCGTGTCCGTATTCGACGATGTCCGGCTTCACACCTGGACGGGTGGGACACCCGCCCCGCTCACTCAGCTCGAAGCGCGGTACGCGCGCCAGTCGGCGGGCCGGTCGCCGGACGGCTCGCAGGGGTGGCTGAACTGGATGCTGCGCAGGACGTCGGACGGGCTGCTGATCGGCACGGTCCAGGCCACGCTGTACCGGCGGCCCGCGACCGGAGACGCGACCGGAGACGCGATCGAGGCGTCGCTCGCCTGGGTGGTCGGCGTCGACCACCAGGGCGCGGGCTACGGACGCGAGGGAGCGCTCGCCATGGCCTCCTGGCTGCGGGCGCAAGGCGTGGGCAAACTGGTCGCCCACATCCGTCCGGGGCACGACGCGTCGGCGGGCATCGCGCAAGCGCTCGGGCTGCGGGCGTCGACGGTGGTGGCGGACGGCGAGGTCCGGTGGAGCGAGTCGGGGACGTAGGAAGCCCGTACGGACGCCCGGGGCCGGACCGGGGCGCCGGCCGCACCGGACGAGGACGCCCGAGCCGGACGGGGATGCCCGCGCCCGGCGCCCCCGTCCCGGCCTTCCTCAGACAGCCTCCCCCTCCGCCTCCAGGTGGGTGGCGACGAGCACGGCGAACTCCTCCGGCGTGGCGATGCGTACGCCGAGGCCTTCCGCCTTGGTGCGTTTGGAGCCCGCCTTCTCCCCGGCGACCAGCAGGCTGGTGCGCCCGGAGACGCTGGACGAGGACTTTCCGCCCGCGCGCTCGACGAGTTCGTTCATCTGGTTGCGGGAGAGCTTCTCCAGCGCTCCGGTCATCGCCCCGGTGACCACGACGGTCATTCCGGCCAGGGGCAGTTCCGGCCCACCGCCGGCGGTGGTGCCGTTCCCGTCGGCGGGGGCGGCGTCGGAGGCGGGCTCCTCCGTGCCGGGCTCCGGCGGCGGGGTGGCGCCCGGCTCGGTCATGTTGACGCCCGCCTTCACCAGCTTCTCGATCAGCGGGGCCAGTCCGGCCAGTTCGGCGACGACGGCCGATGCCTTCTCCGTGCCGATGCCGTCCACCCGCTGGAGCGTCTCGGCGTCGGCCGCGACGATCCGGTCCATCGTGGCGAAGTACCGGGCGATGCGGCGGGACATCGAACGGCCGGTGCCGCGTATGCCGAGGGCGCAGAAGACGCGGGAGAGCGGGCGGGTGCGCGCCGCGTCGAGGGCCGCGAGGAGGTTGTCCGTGGACGTCTCCCCCATCCGCTCCAGGCCGAGCAACTGCTCGCGCTCCAGGGTGAAGAGGTCGGCGAGATCCGAGACGAGTCCCGCTTCGACGAGCTGGACGACCCGGGTGGCCCCGAGTCCCTCGATATCGAGCTGGTCCCGGCCGGCGGCGTACGAGAGGGAAGCGACCAGCCGGCAGTCGCGGCCCCGGACGCACCGCCAGCGCTGCTCGCTCGTGTCGATCGCGGAGCCGCACTGCGGGCAGACGTCGGGGAACTCGATCGGCGTCTCCTGGCCCGTCCGCAGGTGGACGGCGGGCGCCTCCACGCGCGGGATGATGTCGCCCGCCTTGTGGACCATCACCATGTCGCCGACGCGCAGGTCGCGGCGGGTGATGTCGGCGGGGTTGTGCAGGGTGGCGAAACCGACCGTCGAACCGTCGATCTCCACGGGTTCCAGCACGGCGCGCGGGGCGATGATGCCCGTGCGGCCGACGTTCCACTCGACGGCGAGCAGCCGGGTGACCTTCTCCACGGCGGGGAGTTTGTACGCGATGGCCCAGCGCGGCGCGCGGGTGCCGTTGCCCGCGTCGCGCTGGTCGGCGGCGTGGTCCGCCTTGATGACGATGCCGTCGATGCCGAAGGCCAGGGAGGCCCGGAGCGCGCCGATCTCCTCCACCCGGGCCAGTACGTCCTCCACCGCCCGGAGGGTGCGCGGGGCGACGGGGGTGTCCGCCGCCGTGTGCACGCCGAGGCCGGCGACGTACGCGAGGACCTCGCTGTGCGGCAGTTCTCGCAGTCGCTCGACGAGGTCGCCGGAGTCCGGCAGCGGGAGCGCGCCGTAGGCGAAGAAGGTCATCTCGACGCGGTAGGGCCGGTCCTTGGCGCGCAGGGTGCCGGCGGCGCCGTTGCGCGGGTTGACGAAGGGGGACGCGCCGTGGGCGGTGCGGACGGTGTTGGCCTGTTCGAACTGCTCGGTGGTCATGAGTATTTCGCCGCGCATCTCGATGGTGACCGGCGCCGCGAGCTCCTCGGGCAGTCCGAGGACGGTCCCGATGGCGTGCGAGACATCCTCGCCGGCGGTGCCGTCGCCGCGGGTGACGAGGCGTTCCAGCCGTCCCGCGCGGTAACGGGCGGCCACCGCGAGGCCGTCGAGCTTGGGCTCGACGCTCCACGCCTCGACGGGTCTGCCGATCCGGCGCTCCAGCGAGGCCGTCCAGGTCGCGAACTGCTCGCCGGAGAAGACGTTGTCCAGCGAGAGCATCGGGACGGTGTGAGGGACGTCCCCGACCGCCGCGCCGCCCGCGACCTTGCCGGTGGGCGAGTCGGCCAGCACGTCCTCGGGATGGGCCGTTTCGTAGGCGGTGATCGCTCGCGCCAGCCGGTCGTACGCGTCGTCGTCGAGCGCGCTGTCCCCGGTGGCGTAGTACGCGGCGGCGGCGCGGGTGGCCTCCTCGACGGCGGCGGCGTAGGCGGTGGCGTCGGCGAGCGCGACGGCTGAGTTCGTCATGGCCACCATCCTGCCGTCCACCACTGACAACGAGCCGCGCGGACGGCGGCGGCCTTCTCCGCCCCGGGGATCGAATCCGGAGATCACCTCTGAAGATCACCTCGTTGCCCGCACCCGGTCCGGGCCGCACCCGCTCCCGGTATAAATGCTGCATGACTGCCGATGTGTCACCTCCCGCGCGTCCCGCGACCCTGGAGGACGTTGCCGCGGTGGCCGGTGTCTCCCGCGCCACCGTCTCCAGGGTGATCAACGGGGCGACCACGGTCGATCCCTTGCTGCGCCGGGTCGTCGAAGAGGCGGTCGCCGCCACGGGGTACGTACCGAACCGCGCGGCGCGTTCGCTGGTGACCCGGCGCACCGACTCGATCGCGCTGGTGGTCTCCGAGCGCGAACGCCGCACGGTGGCCGAGCCGTTCGTGGGGCGGATGTTCTCCGACCCGCACTTCGGGCGGGTCGTCACCGGTCTGCTGGACGTGTTGCGCCCGGCGGGCATCCAGATGGTGCTGATGCTGGCGGACGACGCGGTCTCCCGGGGGCAGTTGCTGTCGTACCTGCGGCAGGGGCACGTAGACGGGGTGGTGTTGATCTCCTCGCACGCCGACGACCCGTTGCCCGGGCTGCTGCACGGGACCCGGCTGCCCGCCGTGCTGGCGAGCGCTCCGGCGCAGCCCACCCCGCTCACGCACGTGGAGGCCGATCAGCACGCCGGGGCGGGTCTCGCGGCGGACCGTCTCGTCGCGCTGGGGCGCAGGCGGCTGGTGACGGTGGCGGGTCCGCAGGACCGGCCCGCGGGACGGGCCCGGCTGAGCGGGTTCCTGGAGGCGCTGGCGGCGCACGGGATCACGGACGTGCCGAGCGCCGAGGGCGACTTCACGCACGCGGGCGGGGCGTCGGCGATGAAGCGGCTGCTGGGCGACCGCCCGGACCTGGACGGGGTGTTCGTCGCGTCGGACCTGATGGCGCTGGGCGCGCTGCCGGTCCTGCTGCGGGCCGGTCTCGACGTGCCGTCCGACGTCGCGGTGGTGGGGTTCGACGACAGCAGTGCGGCGCTGGCCTGCGATCCGCCGCTGACGACGGTGCGCCAGCCGGTGGAGGAGATGGCGGCCGAGATGGCCCGGCTGCTGCTGCGGCAGATACGTACCTCCGAGGGACCCGCGCCGTCCGTCGTCTTCCCCTCGGTGCTGGTGGGCCGGGAGTCGGCCTGAGGGACGGGATGTCGTAAGGGCCGCGGTCAGCCGCGCGGGCCGAGGACGGTCGGGCCGTCGGCTTCCGGCCGTACGGCGTCCGCGGCCGGGCGGCCTTCCGCCTCCCGGGCGCCGGGGACGGGCCGGTCGGCGTACGTGACGCCCGGCGGTCCTTCGGGGCGCAGCGGCACCTGCGGTCCGGAGGGCTCCCGCAGCCAGCGCCTGAGCACCCGGTGGACCGCCTCGGCCCCGACCGGGCCGATGTGCGGTGCCGGGACGGGCGCGGGTTTCCCCGCCGCGCCGGGGTGCGGCACCGGGCCAGGCTCGGGCCGCTCCGCCGCGCCGGACGCCGACGCTTCGGCGGCGAGCGCGTCGAGGGGGTCGGTCATGCCGCGCGGCCACATCAGGAACGGCCGTGACTGCGGGCCGCCGAGCCCGCCGTGCGAACCTATCTGCTCCTCGAAGGCGTGTACCTGCCCCGTCGCGGGGTCGTACATCGAGTTCACCATCACGTCGGCGACGTGCGGGAAGGTGTCGGTGCGGCGTACCGCGTCCGCCGCACCGGGACCGAAGCCGGCGAGCGGTCCCTCGTCGTCCCGCAGGTCCGCCACCGGCACCTCGGCCCCGCCGGCTCCGAGGACGACCGAGCCGTGCTCCTCGCTGCGGACCAGCAGGAAGCCGATCCCGGGGTGGTTGGCCAGGGTCCTGAGCAGAGCGGGGTGGCGGCGGTCCAGTTCCTCGCGGGAGGCACGGCCTCCGATGCCGGGGAACGAGATCAGTCCGAGGTTCCCCGAGGCGAGCACCACCGGGTCCGAGGCGGCGACGGCGGCGGGCGCCGCCTCCGTCTCCTGCACGGGCCGGTGGAGCGCGATGCGCACCGCGTCGCGGGCCTCGGACGCGCTGAGGGTGCGCTGGGCGCGCCTGGGTACGGGGAGGCCGCAGCCGGCCCGTACGAGGTCCTTCAGGGTGAGCCCGTACCGTCCGGCGAAGGTCTCCCCGACGCTCTGGCCGTGGTCGGAGAGGAGCACGATCCGGTACGCGCGCGGGGTGTGACCGGTGATCTTGGTGATGAGGGCGAGGGAGCGGTCGAGCCGGGCGAGCACCTTGTCGGCGTCGCGGCTGTACGGCCCCGAGTGGTGGGCGACCTCGTCGTAGGCGACGAGGTCGGCGTAGACGGCGGTCCGTCCGGCGAACATGTCGCCGATGACGGCGGCGACCACGACGTCGCGTTCGACGACGGTCGCGAAGGCCCGTATGAAGGGGTAGAGCCCTCCGCGCTTGATCCTCGGGTGCTCCTTGCGCAGCCGCGACCGGGTGGACTGGCCCATCTCGCGGCCGACCTCGGCGACGAAGGAGAGCGCGGTGCGGACGGCGTTGGCCGGGTCGGAGAAGTAGGCGAAGTACCCCGCGCGCGACCTGCGGCCCTTGCCGAACCGCCCGGCCATGGAGAGGACGAGGGCGAGCTGGTCGGCTCCCCCGCTGAAGAGGTTGCCCCGGCTGGCCCCGTCGAGGGAGAGCAGGCCGGCGTCGTGGGTGCGCGCGACGGCCCGGCGCTGGAGTTCGAGCGCGCTGGCGGGGCGGCTGGAGACCATGACGGTGCCGGTCTCCTTCTCGTACCACCGGAAGGCCGGTACGTCGTGGTTGGAGCCGTGCAGCAGGGCGAGCTGGCTGGCGCCGGTCTGGCTGGACCAGTCGGTGCGCCAGGGGGTGAGCCGGTGGCCTTCGGGATCGGCGAGCCAGTCGGCCACGGTGGGCATCAGTCCGGCGGCGGCGGCCTTCGTGAGGACGTCGTGGCCGACGCCGTCGAGCTGGATGAAGACCGTGCCCGGCGGACCGCTCCGGCCGTCCCCGGCGTCGCCCGGGACGCGCTTGCGCCGCCGGTCGGCGAGGCGGGAGAGCCGCCGCCGGTAGGCGTCGTCGTCCCGGACCGCGAGGGCGGTGGAGGCCGCCGAGGCCACGGCGGACATCACGGCGGCGACGGCCACGGCGGTCTCCGGGTTCGCGGTGCCGCGCCCGTCCGGGATCAGCCAGAGGGCCACGAGCAGCAGGGAGCCGTTGAGGAAGAAGACCAGCGCGCCGAGGACCAGCGCGGGGACCACCAGCAGGGCTCTGACCACGACGGGCCAGACGAGGGCGGAGAGCAGTCCGAAGGCGCCCGCTCCCCAGGCGGCGGTGAACGCGGTCTTGGTGATGGTGTCGCCGTCGTCGGACTGGAGCTGGAAGTCGGGGAGGGCTCCCGCGAGGGCGAGCATCGTCAGGGTGGAGACCGCCCACACGGCCGCCACCCGCAGCAGGGCACTGCCCGCCCTGCGCCATCGCCCGGCTCCCACGCCCGCTCCGCCTTTCCGTACGTCGGGGCCGGTCGGTCGGGGGCATGCCCCGGGACACCCTTCAGGGCCCGCCCACCAGCTTCGCACAGCCCTTCCCGGAGGTTCACGGTCCGGTCCTCGGGCACAGGTGTACGTCCCGTGGGAGGGGGCAGACCCCGGGTCGGCGCCCGGTGCGGGAGGCATAGGCTCGTACCGGCTCGTCGGAGCGTGCCGAGCGCGGAACGCCGGTACGAAAGCGTCATGGCGGGTGGAAGTGGAAGAGGAGGCGGGGCGCCGGTGGAGGTCACCTGGTGGGGGCATGCCACCTGCACGATCGAGGATTCCGGCGTGCGGGTGCTGACCGACCCGCTCTTCGTGCGCCGGTTCGCGCATCTGCGCCGCCGCTCCGGCGCCGTTCCACCCGCGTCGGCGGCGCTGGCCGACGTGGTCCTCGTCTCCCACCTCCACTCCGACCATCTGCACCTGCCGTCGCTGGCCAGGGTCGCCTGCGGCACCCGGCTGATCGTGCCGGAGGGTACGGTCCGCGCGGTGCCCGGTCTGCGGGTGGTGCGGCGGATGCGGGAACTGCGGATCACCGAGGTGGCGCCCGGCGACGCGGTACGGATCGGCGGGGTGACCGTACGCGCGGTGCCGGCCGAGCACGACGGCAGGCGCCTCCCGGTCGGCCCGCAGCGGGTTCCGGCACTCGGTTACGTGGTGGAGGGCGAGGCGCGTACGTACTTCGCCGGGGACACCGGTCTGTTCGAGGAGATGGCGAAGGAAGTGGGTCCGGTCGATGTGGCGCTGCTGCCGGTCGGCGGCTGGGGGCCCCATCTGGGTCCCGGCCATCTGAACGCGGCCCGGGCGGCGGAGGCCCTGGCCCGGCTCGCTCCCCGCTCCGCGGTACCGGTCCACTGGGGCACGTTCTGGCCTATCGGGATGGACGGGGTGCGTCCGCACGAGTTCCACTCGCCGGGCTCCGAGTTCGTACGGCAGGCGGCGCTGCTGGCTCCCGACGTGGCGGTCCATCTGCCGGCGCACGGCGAACGGGTCCTGCCGGAGGTCCGCCGGTGATCGTGGATGAACTGGTGCGGCTGCCGACCGAGGGGACCCAGCAGGCCGTCGGGTATCCGACGCTCTTCGCGCTGGTGATGCTGGGCTCCCTGGTACCGGTGGTGCCGACGGGGGCGCTGGTGAGTTCGGCGGGCGTGGTGGCGTTCCACCAGTCCTCGCCGTTCTCCCTGCTGTACGTCTTCCTGACGGCGGCGACGGCGGCGTTCCTCGGCGACCTCTGCCTGTACTGGCTCGGCAAGCGCGGGGTCAGGTCGAAGAACGGGTCGAAGTGGCTGAAGGTCATCACCGACCGGGCCGCCCCGGAGCGGCTGGCGCAGGCGCAGCGGAAGCTGGACGAGCACGGGGTGATGGTGCTGGTGCTGTCGCGGCTGGTCCCGGCGGGCCGGATACCGGTGATGCTGGCGTGCCTGCTGGGCGAGATGCCGCTGCACCGGTTCGCCCGGGGCGATGTTCCGGCGTGCCTGGCCTGGGCGGCCACGTATCAGCTGATCGGCATCCTGGGCGGCTCGCTCTTCCCCGAGCCGTGGCAGGGGGTGGTGGCCGCGGTGGCGCTGACGCTGCTGATCAGCGGGGTGCCCGCCGGGTGGCGGGGCCTGCGGGCTCGGTTCGGGCACTGACCCGGCCGCCGGAAGGCCTCGCCCCGGGCCGCCCCGTCACGGTCCCGCGCGGCCCCAGTCAGAACGTGAGGCTGATCCCCCTCCCCGCCTCCCGCGCCCCGGCGTACGCGACGGCTGCCGCGGCCACGTCGAGCGCGGCGTGCCCGGTGGATTTGAATACCGTCAGCTCGGCGGCGCCGCGACGGCCCGGGTGGCTGCCGTCCAGGACCTCGCCGAGGAGGGTGGCCCGGTCGGGGGCCAGGCCCTGGAGCTCGTGAGCCCCGGCGGGCAGCGGGGCGGTGACCGCTCCGGCCCACTCGACGAAGAGCGAGCCCTCGTCCACGGTCGGCCCGTCGAGTTCCGGCCCGTGGGAGCCGCCGACCGAACCGACATGGGCGCCCTCGGCCAGCCAGGAACGGTGGATCACCGGTGCACGTGCGCCGGTGCAGCAGAGCACGGCGCCTGATCCGCGCACGGCACCCTCGACGGTGTCGGCCGTGGCGCGCGGGTGCCGGGCGGCCAGGGAGCGGGCACGCTCCGGGTCCCGGCCGCCGACCACGACGGAGGTGTCGGGGTACTGGCGGGCCAGCAGGTCGAGCTGGGCCGTCGCCTGCACGCCGGTGCCGAGCACGGCGATCCGGTTCAGGTCCGGGCCGGCCAGCGTGCGCAGGGCGAGCGTCGCGGTGGCGGCGGTCCGTACGGCGGTGATGCTCTCGGCGTCCATCACCGCCAGCGGCCGGCCGTCCTTCTCGTCGAAGAGGGCCACCACGCCCCGGTGGGAGCTGCGCCCGGGGACGGCGGGGTCGGCGAAGACGGAGACCAGCTTGGCGGCGAGGCCGAGGCCGGGGACGTGGGCGGGCATCACGCCGAGCAGGCCGGCGGGGGCCGCGGCGGCGATCCTCGGCGGTGCGGACACCGTCCCGCGCGCCACCGCGACGAGTGCACGGGTGAGCGCCTGGGCCAACCGGTCCGGGTCGAGCCCGGCGCGGGTCCGCGCCGCGTCCAGTACGAGCACCTCGTCCGTCATACGTGCTCCCCCCCGTCCGTCCGCTCCCCGGGTTCCGCCGCCGTGCCCACGCCCAGCAGCTCCGCGACGGCGGCGGCGGCGTCCCTGAGCGCCTCGCAGAGCGCACCCAGCGTCGGCTCGTCGAACTCCGCGTCGGGTCCGACCACGGTGAGCGCGCAGAGCGGCCGGCCGGGGCCCGCGAGGACGGCGCGGCCGACGGAGGCGACCAGGGCCTCGTTGCGGCCGCGCTCCACCGCGAATCCGGTGCGCTCCACCGTGGCCAGGTCGCCGAGGAGTCCGTCGGGGCCCTGCATCGGGTGTCCGGCTTCCGCGGCGGGCCGCAGGTAGGGGGCGCGAGCGGCGGGCGGCAGCGCGGCGACCAGAGCCAGCGGCCCGGCGAACCGGTGTACGGGCAGCGTCCGGTCGGTGAGCAGGCTGATCATCTCCAGCCGGGCGGGCCGGACCGCGTCGAGCACCCGCGAGCGGTCGTGCTCCAGCACTTGGAGGTTGACCATCATGCCGGTACGGCCGGCGAGCGCTTCGAGGATCGGACGGGCCAGCGTCACCAGGGAGTTGGCGGCGGCGGTGCGCGAGAGCCGGAGGGCGGCGGCGCCCGGCAGGTAGTGGTCGCCGGAGCGCAGCACCCAGCCTCGGCGGACCAGGTCGGCGAGGACCCGGTAGGCGGTCGGCCGGTGCAGCCCGACCTCGTCGGCGATCTCGCTCAGCCTGAGCGGACGTTCGGAACGCGAGACCGCTTCCACGAGGTCCAGCGCCTTGTCGACGGCCGAACTGGCGGACTTGGGCATGTCCGGGCCACCCCTCTCCTCAAGTCGACACCTCCCGGGACTTCTCACGGCGAACCCTTGCCGATCACGGGAGTAAGGACGGTAGCGTATGTTTCCACAGACGGAACCAGCATGACAACAGATGTAATTTCCCAGGCCGCCGGTGCGGCACATGACGGAGAGGTGTGACCCGATGGCTCACGAGGATGTCGGCGCTCCCGTCCCCTTCGCCGCCCCGGCGAAGGGGACGGTGGTGCTGTACCGGGGTGCCACGCTGATCGACGGCACCGGCGGGGCCGCGCGGCCGGCCACCTCGATCGTGGTGGACGGTGATCGCATCCGGACGGTCGCGCCGGACGGCGAGATCCCCGTCGCCCTCCTCGCGGAGGCCGAAGTCGTCGACCTGCAGGGCGCGTTCGTGGTACCGGGTCTGATCGACTCGCACCAGCACATCGCGACCCCGCCCAACCGCCCGGTCGCCGAAGCCGCGTTGCGCCGCCAGGTCTACGGCGGCGTCACGGCGATCCGCGACATGGCCGACGACCTGCGACACGTCGCCGACCTGGCGCGCTCCACGCTGGTCGGGGAGATCCCCGGCCCGGACATCCACTACGCGGCACTGACCGCCGGTCCCGGGTTCTTCGACGACCCGCGCACCTGGCAGGTCACGCAGGGCGCGGTGCCCGGCCACGTCCCGTGGATGCAGGCCGTCACGGAGGAGACCGACCTGCCGCTGGCCGTCGCCCGGGCCGCCGGTACGTACGCCACCGCCGTCAAGATCTACGCGGACCTGCCGGGCTCGCTGGTCTCGGCGATCACCGCCGAGGCGCACCGGCAGGGGCTGGGCGTCTGGGCGCACGCGGCGGTGTTCCCCGCCTCCCCGGCCGAGGTGGTGGAGGCCGGGGTGGACTCGGTCTCCCATGTCCACCTGCTGGTGCACGAGTTCGCCGGGCGCGCGCTGACCACGTACAAGGACAAGCCGCCGGTGGACCGGGACCGCTTCCTTGCCGGTGACGATCCGGAGATGGCCGGGCTGTTCGCCCGGATGCGGGAGCGGGGCACGGTGCTCGACGCGACGAACACGCTCTGGGACTGGCTCGCCGACGACGCGGACACGCCCGAGGAGAAGACCAGGGCCCGGGACAACGCGGAGCTCTCGGCGGCCCTGACGGCGCAGGCGTTCGGAGCGGGTGTCGAGATCAGCGCGGGCACCGACTACGAGACCGCCCCCGGGCAGCCCTACCCCTCGGTCCACGACGAACTGGTCTTCCTGGTGGAGCGGTGCGGCATGCCCGCAGCGCAGGCCATCCGGTCGGCCACCCTGGTCGGGGCCCGCAGCATGGACGCGGAGGACTCCATGGGGACGGTCGCCGAGGGCAAGCTCGCCAACTTCGTCGTGCTGAAGGACGATCCACTGGCGGACATCCGCAATCTGCGCACCGTCACCACGGTGGTGAAGCGCGGACTGCGCCTCGACCGCTCGGAGTTCACCCAGGAGAGCGCCCCGGCGGCGAACACGTCCGACGCGTCCGGCCCGGCCGGTACGACCACGGACCCGGAAGGCACGAACGGCCGATGAACACGACCTCCGTCCACGACATGCTGATCGTCAACGCCCTCGGTGAGCTGCAGAACCCCAATGCCCCCGAAGCCGCCGAGGGAGCGGGCCAGCTCCTGCAGACCATCGACGAGCTGGCCGTCGACGGCCGGGCCATCGCCGAAGCGCGCGCCTCCGGGATGAACGCCGTCAACATCACCCTCGGGTACGTGATGGGCGACATGCCTCCGTACGAACACACCCTGCACGAACTCGACGTGTGGGACGGGCTGATCGCCGCGCGTCCCGGTGACCTGCTCCACGTCCGTACCGCGTCCGACCTGTACCGCGCGAAGGACGAGGGACGGATCGGGGTGATCTACGGTTTCCAGAACGGCGTGGCCGTGGGCGAGGACCTCGAACGTGTCGCCATCTTCCAGGAACGCGGCGTGCGCGTCTTCCAGTTGACGTACAACCAGGCCAACCGTCTGGGCGACGGATCGATGGCGCCGGAGAACCGGGGGCTGACCCCGTTCGGCCGCGAGGTGGTCGAGGCGGTCAACGAGGCCGGCATGATGGTGGATCTCTCCCACAGCGGCGAGAACACCTGCCTGGAGGCGGCCAGGATCTCCGCCCGGCCCGTCTCCATCAACCACACGGGGTGCAGGGCGGTCACCGACCTCCCGCGCAACAAGACGGACGAGGAACTGCGGCTGGTCGCCGGGCGCGGAGGCTTCGTCGGCATCTACTTCATGCCCTTCCTCAACCCCACCGGGCACGCCACGGCCGCCGACGTGGTGGAGCACATCGCCCACGCCGTGAACGTCTGCGGCGAGGACGCGGTCGGCATAGGCACCGACGGGCCGGTCACCGCCATCGACGATCTGGACGCCTACGCCGCCACTCTCGCGGCGCACGTGGCCGAACGCCGGGCAGCGGGCGTCGGTGCGGCGGGCGAACGGGCCGACACCTACCCGTTCGTGGTCGACCTGCGCGGTGTGGACCAGTTCCGCGAGCTGGTCCGGCTGCTGGAGAAGCGCGGTTACGGCTCCGGGCGCATCGAGAAGATCCTCGGCCGGAACTTCGCCGACTACGCGCAGCGCATCTGGGGCTGACGCGCGGGCCGCACCCGGCCGTCCCCGGGGTCAGGCGGGTTCACCGAGCGCGCGCGAGCCGCCGATGGGCAGGTCCCAGAGGCGCTCGCGCGGGTGGCCCGCGCGCTGCCAGGCCAGCCGCAACCGCACCAGAGGCTCCAGCACGGGTTCGGCGGAGAGCAGGAACGTCGCCCAGTGCATCGGCGCCATGGCCTGGGCACCGAGGTCCTCGTACGCCCGCACCGCCTCCTCGGGGTCGGTGTGCACGTCGGCGAGCCACCATCGGGGCGCGTACG
The DNA window shown above is from Streptomyces sp. NBC_00247 and carries:
- a CDS encoding amidohydrolase family protein, which gives rise to MAHEDVGAPVPFAAPAKGTVVLYRGATLIDGTGGAARPATSIVVDGDRIRTVAPDGEIPVALLAEAEVVDLQGAFVVPGLIDSHQHIATPPNRPVAEAALRRQVYGGVTAIRDMADDLRHVADLARSTLVGEIPGPDIHYAALTAGPGFFDDPRTWQVTQGAVPGHVPWMQAVTEETDLPLAVARAAGTYATAVKIYADLPGSLVSAITAEAHRQGLGVWAHAAVFPASPAEVVEAGVDSVSHVHLLVHEFAGRALTTYKDKPPVDRDRFLAGDDPEMAGLFARMRERGTVLDATNTLWDWLADDADTPEEKTRARDNAELSAALTAQAFGAGVEISAGTDYETAPGQPYPSVHDELVFLVERCGMPAAQAIRSATLVGARSMDAEDSMGTVAEGKLANFVVLKDDPLADIRNLRTVTTVVKRGLRLDRSEFTQESAPAANTSDASGPAGTTTDPEGTNGR
- a CDS encoding dipeptidase; translation: MNTTSVHDMLIVNALGELQNPNAPEAAEGAGQLLQTIDELAVDGRAIAEARASGMNAVNITLGYVMGDMPPYEHTLHELDVWDGLIAARPGDLLHVRTASDLYRAKDEGRIGVIYGFQNGVAVGEDLERVAIFQERGVRVFQLTYNQANRLGDGSMAPENRGLTPFGREVVEAVNEAGMMVDLSHSGENTCLEAARISARPVSINHTGCRAVTDLPRNKTDEELRLVAGRGGFVGIYFMPFLNPTGHATAADVVEHIAHAVNVCGEDAVGIGTDGPVTAIDDLDAYAATLAAHVAERRAAGVGAAGERADTYPFVVDLRGVDQFRELVRLLEKRGYGSGRIEKILGRNFADYAQRIWG